The following proteins are co-located in the Ailuropoda melanoleuca isolate Jingjing chromosome 13, ASM200744v2, whole genome shotgun sequence genome:
- the SMIM6 gene encoding small integral membrane protein 6: MDKLTNGKLTWNDEFWQNPWDQGGLAVISLFITTVLLLIVFAIIFGLLPPLEKVNRCEES, translated from the coding sequence ATGGATAAACTGACAAACGGGAAGCTCACGTGGAATGATGAGTTCTGGCAGAATCCGTGGGACCAGGGAGGCCTGGCAGTGATCAGCTTGTTCATCACCACGGTCCTGCTTCTCATTGTGTTTGCCATTATATTCGGTTTACTCCCTCCACTTGAGAAGGTCAACCGGTGTGAAGAGTCATGA